A segment of the Chlorogloeopsis sp. ULAP01 genome:
CTTCAGCGATAAAGCAGGGATTAACCAAAGTATCTTTGCGTCCAGTTTGAAGTTCTAAGGGTTTGGGCAGAACCATCACATCGGGGTAAGTATAGAGATTTGCACCGGGAATCCAGAGTCGCTGATCCAGGATAAATACACGGTAGGGCTTTCCCCGCAAAGCTACTTTCAGGATAGCCACAAGGTTGCTGGCAATATCATTATGGTCTGGGGTTCCACCCGTCATAGGAACAATTTCTCCATCGCGGTATTCGTTGCGGATGTCGGAGGCGACTTCGAGTTCCAGGTACTCTTCAACGGTGTAGTGTTTTGTCTCAGGTTGAGCAATCATGACAGGTTTACCTCCAAGGCTTCAAGTTGCTGGTTTATCCAAGTTGTGGCTGTCGCTTCATCAGTCTCAATCGCCTGTTCTACTCCTGTTTTAGCAATTTCTAGCTATTGTCTTTGATATCATCTTGATCGGTAAGCGTCCGTTGCTCATAGTCTGTAATGATGCTCTGAATGTCATCTGCGGCAATATCGACTTGTTCAGATTTTGTGTAAATGGTTAGTAAAATGATTCCTGTTGCTGTTTTGACATAGTAAATTAAACGATAGCCACCACTTTTACCTTTTTGAGTGTCGCTATTTCGGACTCTCAACTTGAAGACTGTATAACCAATTCCAGGTACTTGATCTCCTGGTAACTCTCCCTGCTCAAGTTGTGCGATAACAGGTTGTATGTCATTCCTAATACTGCGATATTTCTTAGCAAGAGCGCGTAGATTTCGTTTAAAAGTTGGCGAGGCTTCAACTTGAATAAAAGGCTGATCAACCATCTTCAAGATCTTCCCAAAGTTGAGCCACCGGGATTGTTTGCCCAGTCATGGCTTCATACCAAGCTTGCCGGAAATCTGCTAAGACTTCTGTTTGAGATTGATCATCCAGAACTTCTTCTTCTTCAGGAATTAGCACAATGACTTCTACTCGGCTATTTTTATCAGTTAAAAGCGGATGATCTAAAGTTAGTTGTCCCTCCTCATTAATCGTTGCCATGACTTTCAGTGCTTTCATGATTACTCCCAGATGGTTTAAGTGGTAGTAGTTAGGGTGATGCCTAATGCTTCAAGTTGCTGGTTTATCCAAGTTGTTGCTGCGGCTTCATCAGTTTCTATCGCCTGTTCTACTCCTGTTTTAGCAATTTCTAGCAGTTGTTTGGATTGCTCCCGCGCTTTGCGAGATGCCCTGACCTTTTCTGTAATTTTCTGGCGAGTAGATTCTTTTGGCAACGTGATCGGAATATTTAACAAGTCTTCAGTGGAAATTGCCGGATACATACTGGCAGTTGTATGAAGATCAAGGATTTCGCAGACAATGGGCGATCGCAAATAAACCAGTAAAACTTCTGGCTCAATTTTGGTTGGTTTTAAAACAGCAAAACCAGATGAACAAATGTAATTATTTTGCTCTGTTTCAATCAGGGCTAA
Coding sequences within it:
- a CDS encoding Uma2 family endonuclease, whose translation is MIAQPETKHYTVEEYLELEVASDIRNEYRDGEIVPMTGGTPDHNDIASNLVAILKVALRGKPYRVFILDQRLWIPGANLYTYPDVMVLPKPLELQTGRKDTLVNPCFIAEVLSKSTQNCDRGEKFVAYRTIPTFQEYLLIDQYRIHVEHHIKTAPHQWLFSEYDDPNITLCLSTFKVQIQIAELYENIDFSSI
- a CDS encoding type II toxin-antitoxin system RelE/ParE family toxin — translated: MVDQPFIQVEASPTFKRNLRALAKKYRSIRNDIQPVIAQLEQGELPGDQVPGIGYTVFKLRVRNSDTQKGKSGGYRLIYYVKTATGIILLTIYTKSEQVDIAADDIQSIITDYEQRTLTDQDDIKDNS
- a CDS encoding restriction endonuclease subunit S, whose translation is MLDVPERSPPWYEESGEGFANSEVVAIEEAPSRAQWIVKTNDVITSTVRPIRRLLALIETEQNNYICSSGFAVLKPTKIEPEVLLVYLRSPIVCEILDLHTTASMYPAISTEDLLNIPITLPKESTRQKITEKVRASRKAREQSKQLLEIAKTGVEQAIETDEAAATTWINQQLEALGITLTTTT